A single window of Sparus aurata chromosome 12, fSpaAur1.1, whole genome shotgun sequence DNA harbors:
- the pbdc1 gene encoding protein PBDC1: MASDNGLASLGPDGAAAAAHALSLPADAYGNDPRLEVMWAMKAYNHAEVYFNLISSVDPKFLKLTKLDDKIYSSFRETFKDLDIKLLKAEDLKSDEAKETWRPFCNEFEGLVEDFNYGTLLRLDCEKDYTEENTIFATRVQFFAVEIARNREGYNNTVFMSKSSKS, from the exons ATGGCGTCGGATAACGGACTGGCCTCTCTG GGCCCGGATGGAGCGGCAGCAGCTGCAcatgctctgtctcttcctgcAGATGCTTATGGAAATGAT CCCCGGCTTGAGGTGATGTGGGCGATGAAGGCCTACAACCACGCAGAGGTTTACTTCAAC CTCATCTCATCCGTCGACCCAAAGTTCCTGAAGTTGACCAAACTGGACGATAAAATCTACTCGTCGTTCAGAGAAACGTTCAAAGATCTCGACATCAAGCTGCTGAAAGCAGAAGACCTGAAATCTGACGAGGCCAAAGAG ACGTGGCGTCCGTTTTGTAACGAGTTCGAAGGTCTCGTGGAAGATTTTAACTACGGCACTCTGCTGCGCCTGGACTGTGAGAAGGACTACACAGAGGAGAACACCATATTTG CCACCAGAGTTCAGTTCTTTGCTGTTGAAATCGCTCGAAACAGAGAAGGCTACAACAACACAGTGTTCATGTCCAAAAGCTCCAAGAGTTAG